In the genome of Deinococcus sp. KSM4-11, one region contains:
- a CDS encoding ROK family protein, producing MTTPSTPEAISIGVDVGGTKIATGVLRGDELHDRHVQPTPETGWEAVLDAIAAQVSDLQARHPDARLVGVGVPGPLNSDRTRVKFAPNIYGFTDVPLVDGLRERLGQRIMLENDAKAAALAEAHLGAARGAESSIYVTVSTGIGAGLVLNGRIWRGRHGIAGELGHVTAMPGGPVSGAGLDGALEAIASGTAIARDASYALNRDVSTPEAFELAQQGHPGARRVVQQAMKHIGVALADLQKVIDPEVFVIGGGVASVGDYFFLGVQKAADEYAQGFAPVTIRRAQLGTDAGVIGAALAARHG from the coding sequence ATGACCACCCCCTCCACCCCGGAAGCCATCAGCATCGGCGTCGATGTCGGCGGCACCAAGATCGCCACCGGCGTCCTGCGCGGCGACGAACTGCACGACCGCCACGTCCAGCCCACGCCCGAGACCGGCTGGGAAGCCGTGCTGGACGCCATTGCCGCGCAGGTCAGCGACCTCCAGGCCCGGCATCCGGATGCCCGGCTGGTCGGTGTGGGCGTGCCCGGCCCGCTGAACAGCGACCGCACCCGCGTGAAGTTCGCGCCGAACATCTATGGCTTTACCGACGTGCCCCTGGTGGACGGCCTGCGCGAACGCCTCGGGCAGCGCATCATGCTGGAGAACGACGCCAAGGCCGCCGCCCTGGCCGAAGCGCACCTGGGCGCGGCGCGCGGCGCGGAGAGCAGCATCTACGTGACCGTCAGCACCGGCATCGGCGCGGGCCTCGTCCTGAACGGCCGCATCTGGCGGGGTCGGCACGGCATTGCTGGCGAACTCGGGCACGTGACCGCCATGCCCGGCGGCCCGGTCAGCGGCGCGGGCCTGGACGGCGCGCTGGAGGCCATTGCCAGCGGCACCGCCATCGCGCGCGACGCCAGTTACGCCCTGAACCGCGACGTGAGCACCCCGGAAGCCTTCGAGCTGGCGCAGCAGGGCCACCCCGGTGCGCGCCGCGTGGTGCAGCAGGCCATGAAGCACATCGGCGTGGCGCTGGCCGACCTTCAGAAGGTCATCGACCCGGAAGTCTTCGTGATTGGCGGTGGCGTTGCCAGCGTCGGGGATTACTTCTTCCTGGGCGTGCAGAAGGCCGCCGACGAGTACGCCCAGGGCTTCGCGCCCGTGACCATCCGCCGCGCGCAGCTCGGCACGGACGCCGGCGTGATCGGCGCGGCCCTCGCCGCCCGTCACGGCTGA
- a CDS encoding phosphohydrolase: MTLLTDAAAFARPRYAEAHRHYHTAAHVQAVVHVLKVRGALTPALELAAWGHDLIYDPRANDNEQRSAEEFDTWLAAQGAPDDLRRTVRALILATRHTAPPSGRDEALFVDADLSILGANSEEFGIYDRAIREEYAHVPDDVYRPGRAQVLRHFLNRKRLYTTPEFSELEALAQKNLQRALARLEGN; the protein is encoded by the coding sequence ATGACCCTGCTCACGGACGCCGCAGCGTTCGCCCGGCCCCGCTACGCCGAAGCCCACCGGCACTACCACACCGCCGCGCACGTCCAGGCTGTCGTTCACGTCCTGAAGGTGCGCGGCGCCCTCACGCCTGCCCTGGAACTGGCCGCGTGGGGCCACGACCTGATCTACGACCCCCGCGCGAACGACAACGAGCAGCGCAGCGCCGAAGAATTCGACACCTGGCTCGCCGCCCAGGGCGCGCCTGACGACCTGCGCCGCACCGTCAGGGCGCTGATCCTCGCCACCCGCCACACCGCTCCCCCGTCCGGCCGCGACGAGGCCCTGTTCGTGGACGCCGATCTGAGCATCCTCGGCGCGAACAGCGAGGAATTCGGCATCTACGACCGCGCGATCCGCGAGGAATACGCCCACGTCCCGGACGACGTTTACCGGCCGGGCCGGGCGCAGGTGCTCCGGCACTTCCTGAACCGCAAACGCCTCTACACCACGCCGGAATTCAGTGAACTGGAAGCGCTGGCACAGAAGAATCTACAACGGGCGCTGGCACGACTGGAAGGCAATTGA
- a CDS encoding nitronate monooxygenase: MTVATPTPPTLPRIIQGGMGVAISGWELARAVSSIGELGVISATGIDNLLVRRLQDGDPGGHVRAALAAYPDRERAQKAVQDYHIEGGRAPGQGYKRVPLPSLRNHRVAWELAIMGGFVEVWLAKQGHTNPVGANLLTKLQMHTLPALYGCLLAGVDVVIMGAGIPRDIPGVLDAFAQGQPASIRLDIKGDSAGEPVLLTFNPADYGFGGRSLTRPRFYPIVTSHVLASVLAKKATGSIEGFIIEAPTAGGHNAPPRGTVTYDDTGQPIYGERDLADLNEMRKLGLPFWLAGGSGSPEALQTAIAEGAAGIQVGTLFAYCKESGFQEDLRTQVQERAQTQRLQVYTDPLASPTGFPFKVVTLPDTLSNEELYLARPRICDIGYLREAYRDEVGKVGLRCPAEPVDAFLSKDGKLEDTVGRKCLCNALMADAGHAQIQKSGYEELPLLTSGDGVSALTDWPVGYTAADVVTYLRGGLS; this comes from the coding sequence ATGACCGTAGCAACACCCACCCCACCCACGCTGCCCCGCATCATCCAGGGGGGCATGGGCGTGGCCATCTCCGGCTGGGAACTCGCCCGCGCCGTCTCCAGCATCGGCGAACTCGGCGTGATCTCCGCCACCGGCATCGACAACCTCCTCGTCCGTCGCCTGCAGGACGGCGACCCCGGCGGGCACGTCCGCGCCGCCCTGGCCGCCTACCCGGATCGGGAACGCGCCCAGAAGGCTGTTCAGGACTACCACATCGAGGGCGGCCGTGCTCCTGGCCAGGGCTACAAGCGCGTTCCCCTGCCCAGCCTGCGCAACCACCGCGTCGCGTGGGAACTCGCCATCATGGGCGGCTTCGTGGAAGTCTGGCTCGCCAAACAGGGCCACACCAACCCGGTCGGCGCCAACCTGCTCACCAAACTCCAGATGCATACCCTGCCGGCCCTGTACGGCTGCCTGCTCGCCGGGGTGGACGTCGTCATCATGGGCGCCGGTATTCCCAGGGACATTCCCGGCGTCCTCGACGCCTTCGCGCAGGGCCAGCCCGCCTCCATCCGCCTGGACATCAAGGGCGACTCTGCCGGCGAACCCGTCCTCCTGACCTTCAACCCCGCCGACTACGGCTTCGGCGGCCGCTCCCTCACGCGCCCCCGCTTCTACCCGATCGTCACGTCCCACGTTCTCGCCAGCGTCCTGGCCAAGAAAGCCACCGGCAGCATCGAGGGCTTCATCATCGAGGCGCCCACCGCCGGCGGCCACAACGCCCCGCCACGCGGCACCGTCACCTACGACGACACCGGCCAGCCCATCTACGGCGAACGCGACCTCGCCGACCTGAACGAAATGCGTAAACTCGGCCTGCCCTTCTGGCTCGCGGGCGGCAGCGGTTCCCCCGAAGCGCTCCAGACGGCCATTGCCGAAGGCGCCGCCGGTATCCAGGTCGGCACGCTCTTCGCCTACTGCAAGGAATCCGGCTTCCAGGAGGATCTCCGCACCCAGGTGCAGGAACGCGCCCAGACCCAGCGCCTCCAGGTGTACACCGACCCCCTGGCCTCACCCACCGGCTTCCCCTTCAAGGTCGTCACCCTGCCCGACACCCTCAGCAACGAGGAACTGTACCTGGCCCGCCCCCGCATCTGCGACATCGGCTACCTCCGCGAGGCCTACCGCGACGAGGTCGGCAAGGTCGGCCTGCGCTGCCCTGCCGAACCCGTCGACGCCTTCCTCAGCAAGGACGGCAAGCTCGAGGACACCGTGGGGCGCAAGTGCCTGTGCAACGCCCTGATGGCCGACGCCGGGCACGCCCAGATCCAGAAAAGCGGGTACGAGGAACTGCCCCTGCTTACCAGCGGGGACGGCGTGAGCGCACTCACCGACTGGCCGGTGGGGTATACGGCAGCGGACGTGGTGACGTACCTGCGGGGTGGACTGAGTTAA
- a CDS encoding DNA/RNA non-specific endonuclease, giving the protein MYQPQELQQIVEQRLEQTRRQRLHSHTEIQQGRPDLAEDDPQRRARFEAHMSGDAPVNAEKVWGDADFVDAVFLLVGSRAARAVARIVTDAGRTPLGTGFLVSPRVLITNNHVLEDAASAGDAWVQFNYELDETFTPRPPDVYALRPDLYFHAVSWQDLDFTLVAVGERLQGTGSLSAQGYCPLSDRPDKHAKGATVNIVQHPGGDYKKLVLRGNRIVARTDKVLHYEADTEGGSSGSPVFNDAWEVVALHHWGSPHLSTALPDGQPLGTLVNEGVRISAIVESLRAARDHLPNPYLDEVLAASAQSRPQGSAASPPAMETLPSPAPVEARLSVPIEITVRLGTPGPVQTGPAPTAPSGPERVRVDRNYGNRPGFDGAFLPGLGVPLADIVAPVQRQIAPLLAGPSSGLLSYQHFSVVMNGGRRLAFLTATNIDGATYIPIDRSTGQPAAEAAEGDQWFEDTRIDPALTVTQPFYSANSRTFDRGHLTRRSDPTWGTPEKAVRANADTFHFTNCSPQHWLFNESVKYWQGVERHYLEFGATLDRSRLSVLQGPVFAPDDPVYTDTAGRDLQVPVQFWKLVLRVQNGVPQATALLVSQRDLLPLPRKPVLPGGDGSPPDVTTFLTSVAHLQDQTGLNFTSLAPYDTFRPPPAIPHAEGAPLRAITSWADLP; this is encoded by the coding sequence ATGTACCAGCCACAGGAGCTCCAGCAGATCGTCGAGCAGCGCCTGGAGCAGACGCGCCGGCAGCGCCTTCACTCGCACACCGAGATCCAGCAGGGCCGCCCGGATCTCGCCGAGGACGACCCGCAGCGCCGGGCCCGCTTCGAGGCGCACATGAGCGGCGACGCGCCCGTGAACGCCGAGAAGGTCTGGGGCGACGCGGACTTCGTGGACGCCGTGTTCCTGCTGGTGGGGAGCCGGGCCGCGCGGGCCGTTGCGAGGATCGTGACCGATGCCGGCCGGACGCCGCTCGGCACGGGCTTTCTGGTCAGTCCCCGCGTGCTGATCACGAACAACCATGTGCTGGAGGACGCGGCCAGTGCCGGGGACGCCTGGGTGCAGTTCAACTACGAACTGGACGAGACCTTCACCCCGCGCCCGCCCGACGTGTACGCCCTGCGGCCCGACCTGTACTTCCACGCAGTCAGCTGGCAGGATCTGGATTTCACGCTCGTCGCCGTCGGGGAGCGCCTGCAGGGCACGGGAAGTCTGTCCGCGCAGGGATACTGTCCGCTCAGTGACCGGCCGGACAAGCACGCTAAGGGCGCCACTGTGAACATCGTCCAGCATCCCGGCGGGGACTACAAGAAACTCGTGCTGCGCGGCAACCGTATCGTGGCCCGTACCGACAAGGTGCTGCACTACGAGGCTGACACCGAGGGCGGGTCCAGCGGCTCCCCGGTCTTCAACGACGCGTGGGAGGTCGTCGCGCTGCACCACTGGGGCTCCCCGCACCTGAGCACCGCCCTGCCGGACGGCCAGCCCCTGGGCACGCTGGTCAACGAGGGCGTGCGGATCAGCGCCATCGTGGAGTCCCTGCGCGCCGCGCGCGACCACCTGCCGAACCCGTACCTCGACGAGGTGCTGGCGGCCTCCGCGCAGTCCCGCCCGCAGGGAAGCGCGGCGAGTCCACCCGCGATGGAGACCCTGCCGTCCCCCGCACCCGTCGAGGCCCGCCTGAGCGTCCCCATCGAGATCACGGTACGCCTGGGCACGCCCGGCCCGGTTCAGACGGGTCCGGCGCCCACCGCGCCCTCTGGCCCGGAGCGCGTGCGGGTCGACCGGAACTACGGCAACCGCCCCGGTTTCGATGGGGCCTTCCTGCCGGGCCTGGGGGTGCCCCTGGCGGACATCGTGGCCCCGGTTCAGCGGCAGATTGCACCGCTGCTGGCCGGGCCAAGCAGTGGACTCCTGAGCTACCAGCATTTCAGCGTCGTCATGAACGGCGGGCGGCGACTGGCCTTCCTGACTGCCACGAACATCGACGGAGCCACCTACATTCCCATCGACCGCAGCACCGGACAGCCCGCGGCCGAGGCCGCCGAGGGCGACCAGTGGTTCGAGGACACCCGCATCGACCCCGCGCTGACGGTCACGCAGCCCTTCTACTCCGCGAACAGCCGCACCTTCGACCGGGGACACCTCACGCGCCGCAGCGACCCCACCTGGGGCACCCCGGAGAAGGCGGTGCGGGCGAACGCCGACACCTTCCACTTCACGAACTGCTCACCGCAGCACTGGCTGTTCAACGAGTCCGTGAAGTACTGGCAGGGTGTGGAACGCCATTACCTGGAGTTCGGCGCGACCCTCGACCGCTCGCGCCTGAGCGTGTTGCAGGGCCCTGTGTTCGCCCCGGACGACCCCGTGTACACCGACACGGCGGGCCGCGACCTGCAGGTGCCCGTTCAGTTCTGGAAGCTCGTGCTGCGCGTCCAGAATGGCGTACCCCAGGCCACCGCCCTCCTGGTGTCGCAACGCGACCTGCTCCCCCTGCCCCGCAAACCTGTTCTGCCCGGCGGAGACGGCAGCCCTCCGGACGTCACGACGTTCCTGACCTCGGTCGCGCATCTGCAGGATCAGACCGGACTGAACTTCACTTCCCTCGCACCGTACGATACCTTCCGACCGCCCCCCGCGATCCCGCACGCCGAGGGCGCCCCACTGCGCGCCATCACCTCCTGGGCCGACCTGCCCTGA
- a CDS encoding diguanylate cyclase has protein sequence MTPSRPDEFRAPLSEVGQRRVLTVLAVLADVIHAVTLVYFWQQGSARATQAATSLVITLVLTGLALWPAFPLRRVQQIVVGLVCALLLLNLLSVYQTGRPITSGLLIHLVILALFAYTWLPPRVATAVLGVSYAALAGAAAASRMPDVPGVLLVGLTLPLVWYLTVHGREVSRERGRSEALRTLAYRDALTGVHNRRAGTERLSSLLDGPVAGGGEVGGGEVAAALFDLDHFKQINDTLGHQQGDRMLVAVADSLVASFGEGGTVVRWGGEEFLVILTGLTRAQARERVDGALDAVRELYLSGLPAMTISAGLAFATETRDPVALLDLADGRLYQAKAAGRNRAR, from the coding sequence TTGACCCCTTCCAGACCTGACGAGTTCCGGGCGCCGCTAAGCGAGGTCGGCCAGCGCCGGGTGCTGACGGTGCTGGCCGTCCTCGCCGACGTGATTCACGCGGTTACGCTGGTGTACTTCTGGCAGCAGGGCAGCGCGCGCGCCACGCAGGCGGCGACCAGTCTGGTCATCACGCTGGTGCTCACCGGTCTGGCGCTGTGGCCGGCCTTTCCGCTGCGGCGGGTGCAGCAGATCGTGGTCGGTCTGGTCTGCGCGCTGCTGCTCCTGAACCTTCTGAGCGTCTACCAGACCGGGCGGCCCATCACATCCGGCCTGCTCATCCATCTGGTGATCCTGGCGCTGTTCGCGTACACCTGGCTGCCACCGCGCGTGGCGACCGCCGTGCTGGGCGTCAGTTACGCCGCGCTGGCGGGGGCCGCCGCCGCGTCCCGCATGCCGGACGTGCCGGGCGTGCTGCTGGTGGGCCTCACCCTGCCGCTGGTGTGGTACTTGACCGTGCACGGCCGTGAGGTCAGCCGGGAGCGCGGGCGCAGCGAGGCCCTGCGCACCCTGGCCTACCGGGACGCCCTGACCGGCGTGCACAACCGCCGTGCCGGTACCGAACGGCTCTCCAGCCTGCTGGACGGCCCGGTGGCCGGCGGCGGAGAGGTCGGCGGTGGGGAGGTCGCGGCCGCGCTGTTCGACCTCGACCACTTCAAGCAGATCAACGACACGCTGGGCCATCAGCAGGGCGACCGGATGCTGGTGGCCGTCGCGGACTCGCTGGTCGCGAGTTTCGGCGAGGGCGGCACGGTCGTCCGCTGGGGCGGCGAGGAATTCCTGGTGATCCTGACCGGCCTGACCCGCGCCCAGGCCCGCGAGCGGGTGGACGGCGCTCTGGACGCCGTGCGCGAGCTGTACCTGAGCGGCCTGCCCGCCATGACCATCAGCGCCGGGCTCGCGTTCGCCACTGAGACCCGCGATCCGGTCGCCCTGCTCGACCTGGCCGACGGCCGCTTGTACCAGGCCAAAGCCGCTGGCCGGAACCGCGCCCGCTGA
- a CDS encoding CaiB/BaiF CoA-transferase family protein produces MIPALPLSGVRVADFSRVLTGPFATMLLGDLGADVVKVEPPGGDDTRGWGPPFQYGQGSEGPGGRESSYFLSVNRNKRSILLDLKSEEGLDAAHRLVAGSDILVENFRPGTLDRLGLGWDALHEQFPRLIYATITGFGLSGPYRDRAGYDVIAQGMGGMMSYNGDSGGPPLRVGVAVADVFSGALITQAILAALYQREKTGEGVRVDVNLLESVISLGSSQVGRYLATGEVPVPVGNDHRSIVPYGTVRCGDGYLNIAVGNDALWRRFCAALGLTALGADDRFATNEGRVTHREALDTLMLGGLSAFTRQEIMERLDVAGVPCGPVNDLAEVFADPHVQARGVAVTVPHPTLGETTVTSPPWRFGGEALPVRRAPPTPGQHTAEVLAELAGTPDTP; encoded by the coding sequence ATGATCCCCGCCCTACCGCTGTCCGGCGTGCGCGTGGCCGATTTCTCGCGCGTGCTGACCGGCCCCTTTGCCACCATGCTGCTCGGCGACCTGGGCGCGGATGTGGTCAAGGTCGAGCCGCCCGGCGGGGACGACACGCGCGGCTGGGGGCCGCCGTTTCAGTATGGCCAGGGTTCGGAGGGGCCCGGTGGGCGGGAATCGAGCTACTTCCTGAGCGTGAACCGCAACAAACGCAGCATCCTCCTCGACCTGAAATCCGAGGAGGGGCTGGACGCGGCCCACCGGCTGGTGGCGGGCAGCGACATTCTGGTGGAGAACTTCCGGCCCGGCACGCTGGATCGGCTGGGCCTGGGCTGGGACGCGCTGCACGAACAGTTCCCGCGCCTGATCTACGCGACCATCACGGGCTTCGGCCTGAGCGGCCCGTACCGCGACCGGGCCGGCTACGACGTGATCGCGCAGGGCATGGGCGGCATGATGAGCTACAACGGCGACTCCGGCGGCCCGCCGCTGCGGGTGGGCGTGGCCGTCGCGGACGTGTTCAGCGGCGCGCTGATTACGCAGGCGATCCTCGCGGCCCTGTACCAGCGTGAGAAGACCGGCGAGGGCGTGCGGGTGGACGTGAACCTGCTCGAGAGCGTGATCTCATTGGGCTCGTCGCAGGTGGGCCGCTACCTCGCGACCGGCGAGGTGCCCGTGCCGGTGGGCAACGACCACCGTTCCATCGTGCCGTACGGTACGGTGCGCTGCGGTGACGGTTACCTGAACATCGCCGTGGGGAACGACGCGCTGTGGCGGCGCTTCTGCGCGGCGCTGGGGCTCACGGCCCTCGGCGCGGACGACCGCTTCGCCACGAACGAGGGCCGCGTGACCCACCGAGAGGCCCTCGACACGCTGATGCTGGGCGGCCTGTCCGCCTTCACCCGGCAGGAGATCATGGAGCGGCTGGACGTGGCGGGCGTGCCCTGCGGCCCCGTGAACGACCTCGCGGAGGTGTTCGCCGATCCGCACGTGCAGGCGCGCGGCGTGGCCGTGACGGTGCCGCACCCCACGCTGGGCGAGACGACCGTGACCTCGCCGCCCTGGCGGTTCGGCGGCGAGGCGTTGCCGGTCCGCCGGGCGCCGCCCACCCCCGGACAGCACACGGCGGAGGTGCTGGCGGAACTCGCCGGGACGCCGGACACTCCCTGA